The following coding sequences lie in one Terriglobia bacterium genomic window:
- a CDS encoding protein kinase encodes MSAPSTCPNCSSVLPVGSRFCGSCGQAVSPSSALPTENLQRGAGPAARRPVPSHFGPAEARFVPGVVLAGRYRIVGLLGKGGMGEVYRADDLRLGQPVALKFLPPGFDADPERLQRFLNEVRTARQVSHTNVCRIYDAGEADGHHFLSMEYVDGEDLASLLRRIGRLPKDKAIQIARQLCAGLAAAHDVGVLHRDLKPANVMIDGRGRARITDFGLAGFAGEIGGEEIRSGTPGYMAPEQLAGREVSVRSDLYSLGLVLYELFTGKPAFRASSSGELRRVQSETTPASPSSLVEGFDPAVERVILRCLDADPARRPSSALSVAAALPGGDPLAAALAAGETPSPEMVAEAGDRGAASPALSWGALAVFILAVAAVFALAPRTSLVGMVPLDKPPEFLQERAREILAQAGHDRKPADSLFAFEANRHYLEDVLRREGAGVNRWDVLRSAPPSGIRFWYRESPRELAQINGATIGDWLTDPPDLTPGMARVGLDPDGRLISFLVVPGERATPAPAPAEPDWGPLLRATGVDATTLAPSQPEWAPPVFADRRAAWTASWPGKPEIHLRIEAAAAGGRPVSLRVVEPWTRPAEEPPPPEGFWHRVGRLVNTVWFIAVVIVAGIVALRNVRRGRGDRRGALRLALYLGAARMTWFLGAHHVASASELDLFIGHLSYSMQRVGLAYVFYLAVEPYARRLWPRMLVSWVRVLEGRFRDPLVGRDLLIGSAAGALGTLLGHLSMRIPEALGGAPALPLWNAWTLEPLRGTVPALVAFAGIHTQQLLEMIFPVTTLLIFRLLLRRTGPALVAVSLLALVLLYPDSGSIPGYIVATLLFLAIFWLVLFRAGLLALATMFCVSSLIDQMPLTPHPAGWYLGAMLLALAFIAAPALYGFWTSQAGRPIFRDEILEPAAER; translated from the coding sequence ATGTCCGCCCCGAGCACCTGCCCGAACTGCTCGAGTGTCCTCCCTGTCGGGAGTCGCTTCTGCGGGTCCTGCGGTCAGGCGGTTTCACCCTCGTCCGCGCTGCCGACGGAGAACCTCCAGCGCGGCGCCGGCCCGGCGGCGCGGCGCCCGGTCCCGTCTCACTTCGGGCCGGCGGAGGCGCGGTTCGTTCCCGGCGTCGTCCTCGCCGGCCGCTACCGGATCGTGGGCCTGCTGGGCAAGGGGGGCATGGGGGAGGTCTACCGGGCCGACGACTTGAGGCTCGGGCAGCCCGTCGCCCTCAAGTTCCTGCCGCCGGGGTTCGACGCGGACCCGGAGCGTCTCCAGCGCTTCCTCAATGAAGTGCGGACCGCGCGCCAGGTCTCCCACACCAACGTCTGCCGGATCTACGACGCCGGCGAGGCCGACGGGCACCATTTCCTCTCGATGGAGTACGTAGACGGCGAGGACCTGGCATCGCTCCTGCGCCGGATCGGGCGCCTTCCGAAGGACAAGGCGATCCAGATCGCGCGGCAGCTCTGCGCCGGACTCGCGGCCGCGCACGACGTCGGCGTCCTGCACCGGGACCTGAAGCCCGCGAACGTCATGATCGACGGCCGAGGGCGGGCGCGAATCACCGACTTCGGCCTCGCCGGGTTCGCCGGGGAGATCGGCGGCGAGGAGATCCGCTCCGGAACGCCCGGCTACATGGCGCCGGAGCAGCTCGCGGGACGGGAAGTCTCCGTGCGCAGCGATCTCTACTCGCTCGGACTGGTCCTGTACGAGCTGTTCACCGGCAAGCCGGCCTTCAGGGCGTCGTCCTCCGGCGAGCTGCGGCGCGTGCAGTCCGAGACGACGCCCGCGTCTCCTTCCAGCCTGGTCGAGGGGTTCGACCCGGCGGTGGAGCGAGTCATCCTTCGCTGCCTGGACGCGGATCCGGCGCGCCGGCCATCCTCGGCCCTTTCGGTCGCCGCCGCCCTGCCCGGCGGCGATCCGCTCGCGGCCGCCCTCGCCGCGGGGGAGACGCCGTCTCCGGAGATGGTGGCCGAGGCGGGAGACCGGGGCGCGGCGTCGCCGGCGCTCTCCTGGGGCGCTCTCGCCGTCTTCATCCTGGCCGTCGCCGCCGTGTTCGCGCTGGCGCCGCGCACCTCACTCGTGGGGATGGTCCCGCTGGACAAGCCTCCCGAGTTCCTGCAAGAGCGCGCGCGGGAAATCCTGGCGCAAGCCGGCCACGACCGGAAACCGGCCGACAGTCTCTTTGCCTTCGAGGCGAATCGGCACTACCTCGAGGACGTGCTCCGCCGTGAGGGCGCGGGCGTCAACCGGTGGGACGTCCTCCGGTCGGCCCCGCCCAGCGGGATTCGCTTCTGGTACCGAGAGAGCCCGCGGGAGCTGGCGCAGATCAACGGGGCCACGATCGGAGACTGGCTGACCGATCCTCCGGACCTTACGCCTGGAATGGCGCGGGTCGGTCTCGATCCCGATGGACGCCTGATCTCGTTCCTGGTCGTTCCGGGAGAGCGAGCCACGCCGGCACCGGCGCCGGCCGAGCCGGACTGGGGACCACTCCTGCGAGCGACCGGCGTCGATGCGACCACGCTGGCGCCTTCACAGCCCGAATGGGCTCCGCCGGTCTTCGCGGACCGGCGCGCCGCCTGGACGGCGTCTTGGCCGGGCAAGCCGGAGATCCACCTGAGGATCGAGGCGGCCGCGGCCGGCGGGAGACCGGTGTCGCTGCGGGTCGTCGAGCCCTGGACCCGCCCCGCGGAGGAGCCTCCGCCGCCGGAAGGCTTCTGGCATCGAGTCGGGCGGCTCGTCAACACCGTCTGGTTCATCGCCGTCGTCATCGTCGCGGGGATCGTGGCGCTACGGAACGTTCGCCGGGGCAGGGGAGACCGGCGTGGCGCCCTCCGGCTCGCGCTCTACCTCGGAGCCGCACGCATGACGTGGTTCCTCGGAGCGCACCACGTGGCGTCGGCCTCCGAGCTGGACCTCTTCATCGGTCATCTCTCGTACTCCATGCAGCGGGTGGGGCTCGCCTACGTCTTCTATCTGGCCGTCGAGCCGTATGCCCGGCGGCTTTGGCCGCGGATGCTGGTCTCGTGGGTGAGGGTGCTGGAGGGGCGCTTCCGGGATCCCCTGGTGGGCCGCGACCTCCTGATCGGAAGCGCGGCCGGCGCGCTCGGCACGCTCCTGGGGCACCTCTCGATGCGTATCCCGGAGGCGCTCGGCGGCGCACCGGCGCTACCGCTCTGGAACGCGTGGACCCTCGAGCCGCTCCGAGGAACCGTGCCGGCTCTCGTGGCCTTTGCTGGCATCCACACCCAGCAGTTGTTGGAGATGATCTTCCCCGTGACGACGCTTCTGATCTTCCGGCTGCTGCTGCGACGCACCGGTCCGGCGCTCGTCGCCGTCTCTCTGCTGGCGCTGGTGCTGCTCTACCCCGACTCGGGGAGCATCCCGGGGTACATCGTGGCGACGCTCCTCTTCCTGGCGATCTTCTGGCTGGTCCTGTTCCGGGCCGGTCTGTTGGCCCTCGCGACCATGTTCTGCGTCTCCTCGCTGATCGACCAGATGCCGCTCACGCCGCACCCGGCCGGCTGGTATCTGGGGGCGATGCTCCTGGCGCTCGCCTTCATCGCTGCCCCGGCGCTCTACGGGTTCTGGACTTCGCAGGCGGGACGGCCGATCTTCCGCGACGAGATCCTGGAGCCGGCGGCCGAGCGCTGA